The genomic region GTACGGGTGGGTGCCGTCGGCGAACAGCCGCCGATCCTGGATCACCAGCGGCAGGTCGTCGACGCCGTAGGTCGACGGCAGCTCGGTCGTGGCCGTGGGCTCCTCGACGAAGATCAGCCCGGCCATGCCCATGTAGACCTGGCGGCCGGTCGCGTGCATCTGGTGCGGGTGGTACCAGGCCGTCGACGGCCGCTGGACCACGTCGTACTCCGACACCCAGGTCGCGCCGGGCGCGATCGGCTGGTACGGGCCGCCGTCGCTGTGGGCCGGCAGCTCGACGCCGTGCCAGTGCAGGGTCGAGATCTCGCCGAGGGCGTTGGTGACCTCGAGCCGGACCCGCTCGCCGCGGCGGAAGCGCAGGGTCGGGCCGAGGTACGCGCCGTTGACGCCGTAGGTCGCGGTCGGCGCGCCCGCGCCGAAGTCGACGGTGCCGGGCTGGAGCGCGAGCTGGAACACCCGCACGCCGCCCTGGAGCTCGCCGTCGAGCAGCGGCGGCACCGGCAGCCGCGCGCCGCCGTCGATCGTGACGCCGGGATCCTGGCCGCAGCCGCCGAGCGCCCCCGGCAGCGCCAGCGCCACGCCGGCGGCGCCGCAGCCCTTGAGGAAGGTTCGGCGCCGGAGCGCGAGGGGACCGATCCAGCGTCGTGCAGCCATGGTGCTCGGTGAGAGCCAGACGCCGTCCGAAAGGTTCGCGCAGCGACGCGGGGCGCGGCGATTTCTCTGGCGGCGGCGGCGGCGTCGTCGGCGACCGCATCCTCCACCACAGCCACACCGTGCCGATCCAGGGCGCTCGCTGCCGGCCGGCGCAGGCGCAGGCCCGAGGGCCGACGCACCCGTGCACCGCACGTCCTCACCTCACCTGATCGTCACGCGCGGGCCGACGCACCTCACCCGATCGTCACGCCCGACGGCACCTCACCCGATCGTCACGCCCGACGCGGCGCCCAGCCCGCTCGCGTCGCTCGCCGCCGGCCGGCGCAGGGCGCAGGCCCGAGGGCCGACGCACCCGTGCACCGCACGTCCTCACCTCACCCGATCGTCACGGGCGGCCCGGGCTGACGCACCTCACCGCGACGCCCCGACGCTCACCCGTCGTGCTGGTCGCAACACGCTTTTCGCGTGCCGCCGCGCGGCGCCGATCGCTGCGCTGGGCGGCTCAGAAACCGCCGGCCGGGGCGCCAGGTAGGTGTTACCCTCACCGCGCCATGTTCGTCTGTCCTGACTGCGGCCACAGCCAACCTGCGCCCGGCGCGTGCCCGTCCGATCAGACCCCGCTGGTGTCGCGCGGCGACGACGCGCTGGTCGGGACCTCGGTCGGCGTCTACCGGATCGCCAAGCTGCTCGGCGTCGGCGGCATGGGCCGCGTCTACAAGGGCGTGCACCCGCAGATCGGCAGCCGCGTGGCGGTCAAGGTGCTGTCGCGCGAGTGCGCCGATCGCGCCGACCTGGTCGAGCGGTTCTTCTCGGAGGCGCGCGCGGTCAACCTGATCCGCCACGAGAGCATCGTCAACATCCTCGATCTGTCGCAGCTCCCCGACGGTCGCCCGTACATCATCATGGAGTACCTCGACGGGGCGCCGCTCAACGACCTGATCGAGAAGCGCGGGCCGCTGCCGCTGGGCGGGATGGCCCGGCTGATGACCGAGGCGCTCGACGCGCTCGGCGCGGCCCACGCCAAGGGCATCGTCCACCGCGATCTCAAGCCCGACAACATCTACGTCACGCCGGCCGGGCGCCCCAAGGTGCTCGACTTCGGCATCGCCAAGCTGCGACCCGAGCTGGGCGGCTCGGCGACGCAGACCGGCTCGCTGCTCGGCACGCCGCACTACATGTCGCCCGAGCAGGCGCTGGGCAAGCCGGTCGATCTACGCACCGACATCTACGCGATGGGCGTGATCCTCTTCGAGTGCGCCACCGGCCGCAAGCCGTTCGCCGGCGACTCGCTGTTCGACCTGCTGCGCAAGCACATCGACGAGCCGCCGCCGCCGCCGCACCTGCTCCGGCCCGACATGCCGCCGGCGATGGAGCAGGTCATCCTGCGCGCGCTCGCCAAGGATCCCAACCATCGCTTCGGCTCGGCCGCCGAGCTGGCCCAGGCGCTGATGCACTCGACGCAGCAGCTGGGGCCCGACGCCTGGACCACGGTGTCGCCAGCCAGCCTGGCGCGGATGAGCGCGCAGGGCGGGGTCCCGGGCTACCCGACGCCGGCGAGCTGGCCGGGCGGCGGCACGCCGATGCCGCTGCCGGGCGGGCCGACCGCGCCGGGCGGGCCGCCGATGATGCACGGCGGCACGCCGATGCCGATGTACGGCGCGCCGGGCAGCTACCCGCCGCCGTCGCCGTCGATGGCGTCGGCCGCGGGCCAGGTGCTGCCGCAGCAGACCCAGGCGTCGAGGTCGAGCAAGGGCGTGCTGTTCGCGCTGGCCGGGCTGGCCTTGGTCGGCGGCGGCGTCGCCGCGGCGCTGATCGTCGGCGGCGGCTCGGACGACGCCAAGCCCGACGTCGGCTCGGGCAGCGCCAGCGGCTCGGCCATGACGCCGACCGAGCTGACGGCCGCGGGCTCAGCGCTGGCGGGCTCGGGCTCGTCGATGGCGGGCTCGGGCGCGGTCGAGCCGCCGACCGCGGACCGGCTCGCGGCCGCGGCCGATCAGCTCGCGAAGGCGGGCGATCAGCTCGAGCAGCTGGATCCCGATCACCTCGCCGCGATGGTCGACACCGCCGCGCAGCTCGCGGGCAGCGGCAAGGCCGGCGCGATGCGTCCGCCGCCGCCGCCGCTGCCGGGGAACCCGACCACGCCGACCACGCCGACCACGCCGACCACGCCGACCACGCCGACCCCCGCGGGCGCGACCGATCTCGACAAGCGCGTCGCGGCCTTCTCGAGCGGCGAGCCGGCCTGCGACGACTACATCCGGCTGATGCTCGCGGCGTCGAAGTGCGACAAGCTCGCGTCGTCGGCCGATAGCATGCGCACCGGCGTGACCGGCATGATGCAGGGCTACGCGCGCTTCAACCAGATGCCCGCCGACATGCGCCAGACCGCGGTCGACGGCTGCACCACCGCCTCGGCCAGCATGCGCTCGATGCTCAAGCAGTTCGCGTGCGCGTACCCGGCGCCGCCCAAGGGCGGGGCGACCGCCAGCGGCGCGCCGGCGCCCGATCCCGATCCGCCGCTGCCGATCGACAAGCCGCACAACATCCGGATCGCCGGGTTCAACCCGTCGAGCTTCGACTTCATGGCGTGGTTGCCGAGCGCGCTGGCCGAGGCCAAGAAGGTGCTGCCCGACGCGCAGCTGACGCGGATCGACGCCGACGGGGTCGCGCCCGACGGCCGCGCCCACCTCGACGTGTCCGACGACTTCCAGGTGCTGTACCGGTTCGTGTCGACCACGGCCGCGCAGCCGCCGCCCAACCACCCCAAGGGCCTCAAGTGGGAGCCGCTGTGCATGGTCCAGATCTTCGTCGAGGCCGACGAGGTGATGGTGATCCCGATGAAGGGCTTCGGCTGCGAGAAGCCGATCCCCAAGCCCAAGTGCTCGGCCAAGCAGATCTGGGCCAAGGCCATCGCCAAGGGCGCGCCCGACTCCAACGCCTACGCGTCGTTGTGGTTCGGCTACGCCGGCGGCAAGTGGAGCTTCGACATCAAGGACGACTTCTCCGACTCGTTCATCGACGGCTGCTGATCGTCGCGGTCCCTCGTCGGTGAGCGGTCGCCGCGCACGGTCGCCGCGCTGAGAATCACGCACGGTCGTGACGCTGGCCGCGCACGGTCGCCACGCTGGCCGCGCACGGTCGCCACGCTGGCCGCGCACGGTCGCCGCGCTGGCCGCGCACGGTCGCCGCGCTGAGAATCACGCACGGTCGCCGCGCTGAGAATCACGCACGGTCGCCGCGCTGAGAATCACGCACGGTCGCCGCGCTGGCCGCGCTGGCCGCGCTCAGTCGCCGCGCTGGCGCACGGTCGTCGCGCACGGTCGCCCCGCTCGGGCGTCGGTGAAGGTGATCGCGGTCGGACGTCGCGATCCGCGCGCGATCAGGGCGTCGCGGCTCGGGCGAGGCGGGCGGCCAGGTCGTCGGCGAGCGTGGCCGCGCGCTCGGGCAGCACCTCGGCGACGGCGGCGAGGTAGACCCGCCAGTAGGCCTCGGCGGCGGTGCGATCGGCGTCGCCGGCCAGGCGCGCGGCCAGCATGGCGGGCTCGAGCTCGAGCGCGCGCTCGCGGGCGATGTAGTCGGCGGCGGCCTCGAGCTGGTACTCGTAGGTGCTCGGCTGGAAGGTCGCGGTGGCGCGGCACGCGGCGCAGGTCCACTCGTGGGTGCGACGGATCGCGACGGCCGAGATCGCGTGTCCGCAGTGCCCGCACGCCGCCTCGGCGACGCGCATCGCGGCGGCGCGCGCGACGATGCGCCGGCCGACCTCCGCCCACACGTGCACCTCGCCGCGGTCGAAGTCGCGCTCGAGCGTCGCGGCGCACGCGGCGCCCCGGGCGTGGGCGCGGTCGCTGGCCGCGGGATCCGGAAACAGGTCGCCGACCTGATCGCTCCAGGTGTCGGAGATCATCGCGCGCAGCGCCAGCATCCGGCTGCGGATGCCGGTCCAGGCCTGGCCGAGCGCGAGGACGTCGTCGTCGGTCTGATCGAGCAGCTCGATCGACCCTG from Myxococcales bacterium harbors:
- a CDS encoding serine/threonine protein kinase, which encodes MFVCPDCGHSQPAPGACPSDQTPLVSRGDDALVGTSVGVYRIAKLLGVGGMGRVYKGVHPQIGSRVAVKVLSRECADRADLVERFFSEARAVNLIRHESIVNILDLSQLPDGRPYIIMEYLDGAPLNDLIEKRGPLPLGGMARLMTEALDALGAAHAKGIVHRDLKPDNIYVTPAGRPKVLDFGIAKLRPELGGSATQTGSLLGTPHYMSPEQALGKPVDLRTDIYAMGVILFECATGRKPFAGDSLFDLLRKHIDEPPPPPHLLRPDMPPAMEQVILRALAKDPNHRFGSAAELAQALMHSTQQLGPDAWTTVSPASLARMSAQGGVPGYPTPASWPGGGTPMPLPGGPTAPGGPPMMHGGTPMPMYGAPGSYPPPSPSMASAAGQVLPQQTQASRSSKGVLFALAGLALVGGGVAAALIVGGGSDDAKPDVGSGSASGSAMTPTELTAAGSALAGSGSSMAGSGAVEPPTADRLAAAADQLAKAGDQLEQLDPDHLAAMVDTAAQLAGSGKAGAMRPPPPPLPGNPTTPTTPTTPTTPTTPTPAGATDLDKRVAAFSSGEPACDDYIRLMLAASKCDKLASSADSMRTGVTGMMQGYARFNQMPADMRQTAVDGCTTASASMRSMLKQFACAYPAPPKGGATASGAPAPDPDPPLPIDKPHNIRIAGFNPSSFDFMAWLPSALAEAKKVLPDAQLTRIDADGVAPDGRAHLDVSDDFQVLYRFVSTTAAQPPPNHPKGLKWEPLCMVQIFVEADEVMVIPMKGFGCEKPIPKPKCSAKQIWAKAIAKGAPDSNAYASLWFGYAGGKWSFDIKDDFSDSFIDGC